The following proteins come from a genomic window of Canis lupus dingo isolate Sandy chromosome 20, ASM325472v2, whole genome shotgun sequence:
- the CAV3 gene encoding caveolin-3 — protein MMAEEHTDLEAQIVKDIHFKEIDLVNRDPKNINEDIVKVDFEDVIAEPVGTYSFDGVWKVSYTTFTVSKYWCYRLLSTLLGVPLALLWGFLFACISFCHIWAVVPCIKSYLIEIQCISHIYSLCIRTFCNPLFAALGQICSNIKVMLRKEV, from the exons ATGATGGCCGAAGAGCACACAGACCTGGAGGCCCAGATCGTCAAGGACATCCACTTCAAGGAGATCGACCTGGTGAACCGAGACCCCAAGAACATCAACGAGGACATAGTGAAG GTGGATTTCGAAGACGTGATCGCAGAGCCTGTGGGCACGTACAGTTTTGACGGCGTGTGGAAAGTGAGCTACACCACCTTCACCGTCTCCAAGTACTGGTGCTACCGCCTGCTGTCCACGCTGCTGGGGGTCCCGCTGGCCCTGCTCTGGGGCTTCCTGTTCGCCTGCATCTCTTTCTGCCACATCTGGGCGGTGGTGCCATGCATTAAGAGCTACCTGATTGAGATCCAGTGCATCAGCCACATCTACTCCCTCTGCATCCGTACCTTCTGCAACCCGCTCTTTGCCGCCCTGGGCCAGATCTGCAGCAACATCAAGGTGATGCTGCGGAAGGAAGTGTAA